AGTCACCTACTTCCATCAAATTTGCCTTGGACTCAGGCAGTTCATATTTGATCTGATCTAACTCAACCATCTCACACATCCTTCCTTTCTTGGTAATTTCTTTATATTATAGTCAGATTACGACTCTTTGTTCATGCAGCAGTTCTTATATTTTTTGCCGCTGCCACACGGACAAGGGTCATTTCTGCCAATTTTCTCCTCTGTTCTACGGATTGGCTCATGGTGCTGCTCTCGGTCCGGTACCTCCGTTTCATCTGGCAGGCCACTAGAGATTCCGCTGGCCACCCCTTCTCCCTGGTACTCGTCTTTTCTGCCCTCGCCGGCCTCCATCACTTTCTTTCTCTCCGCATTGGTTTGGACGGTTACATTATAGCAGAACTTAACCGTATCTTCCTTGATAGCCTGAATCATCAGCTCGAACATATCGAAGCCTTCGTTGGAATAAGCTGCTGCCGGATCCTGCTGGCCCAAAGCCCGCAGATTAATACCATTTCGCAGCTGATCCATATCGTCGATGTGATCCATCCACTTATTGTCTACTACCCGAATAAGAATCATCCGCTCCAGCTCACGCATGCGCTCTTCGCCGATTTCCGCTTCCTTCTCCTCGTAGAGTTTTTCAAAGACCTCATAAGCATCATTTTTCAGCTGCTCTGCTGTCAGCTGGTGAACATCCTCTTCTTTGTACGGCAGATTTTCATCAAAGCGGGCGCACAGTTTTTTCAAATTCTTGCCCAGGGTGTCTAAATCCCATTCTTCCGCATAGCGGGAAGCTACCGTAATCGGATCTACCTGCTCATCGATAAGCTCCTGGGTCATGTTACGAATGTAACTCCGCAAATCTTCCCCGAAAAGAACCCGCCGTCTTTCCTCGTAAATAATCTGGCGCTGCTTGTTCATCACGTTATCGTATTGCAACACGTATTTTCGGATATAGAAATTCTTGCCTTCTACCTTTTTCTGAGCCGCCTCAATCCGCTTAGTCAGCATACCTGCCTCGATGGCTTCATCTTCTTCCACGCCCAGTTTTTCCACCAGTCCCTGGATTTTCTCACCACCAAACAAGCGCATCAACTCATCCTCTAAAGAAAGGAAGAACTGAGTGCAACCTGGATCTCCCTGACGACCTGCACGGCCTCGCAGCTGGTTGTCAATACGCCGGGATTCATGGCGCTCTGTACCAATGATACAAAGACCGCCCAACTCCCGCACCTGCTGCTGTTCATCGGAACGTTCTGTCTTATATTGTTCATTCAACTGATTGAATGTGGTTCTAGCCTGTATCAGTTCCGGGTCCTCTGTGGACACGAAGGAGGTAGAGAAAGAGATGGCTTCATCGCTGAAACCTTGCCGCTTCATCTCGCGCTTCGCTTCAAATTCTGGGTTTCCGCCCAGCAGAATATCTGTACCTCGACCAGCCATGTTGGTAGCAATGGTTACTGCGCCCAGACGTCCGGCTTCTGCAACAATCTCTGCTTCCTTTTCGTGCTGCTTGGCGTTTAAGACGTTATGCTTCACGCCTCGCCGTTTTAGCATGTCGCTGATTAATTCTGACCGCTCAATAGAGATGGTACCTACCAGCACTGGCTGTCCAGTGGCGTGAACTTCCGCAATCCGCTCTGCGATAGCCTTAAACTTGCCTCGCTCCTTGGCATAGATGGAGTCCTGCAAATCCATTCTGGCAATCTGCCGGTTAGTAGGAATCACCACAACGTCCATGTTATAGATTTCCCGGAATTCATCCTCTTCCGTCTTGGCCGTACCGGTCATACCAGACAACTTTTTGTACATACGGAAATAGTTTTGCAGGGTTATGGTAGCCAGGGTCTTGGACTCTGATCGAACCAGCAGCCCTTCCTTGGCTTCAATAGCCTGGTGCAGTCCGTTACTGTACCGTCGTCCAAACATGAGACGGCCGGTAAACTCGTCAACGATAACGATCTCACCATCCTTGACGATGTAGTCCACATCCCGCTTCATGAGGTTGCGGGCTTTTAGGGCCTGCAATACATGGTGGTTAATTTCCATGTTCTCTGGATCAGAAAAGTTTTCGATGCCGAATTCCCGCTCGCACTTGGCTACACCTTCTTCTGTAAGTGCCACCGTCTTATCCTTTTCTTCTATCGTAAAGTCTTCTTCGTTGCGCAGACGAATGACGAATTTATCAGCGATACCGTACAGGTCGGTGGATTTGTCCCCTTGCCCAGAAATAATCAGCGGTGTTCTAGCTTCGTCGATGAGAATGGAGTCCACCTCATCCACGATAGCATAGTTTAATTCCTCCCGCTGAGACATCTCTTCCCGGTAGGTAACCATGTTGTCCCGCAAGTAGTCAAAACCAAACTCGTTGTTGGTTCCATAGGTAATATCGGCATCATAAGCTGCCTTTCTAGCTGTTCCCGTTACCTCGTGGATGACACAGCCCACAGTCAAGCCCAAGAAGGTGTACAACTTACCCATCCATTCCATGTCTCGCTTGGCCAGATAGTCATTGACTGTAACAACGTGAACACCTTCGCCGCTCAAAGCATTTAAATAGGCCGCTAGAGTAGCCACCAGGGTCTTACCTTCACCAGTTTTCATTTCGGCAATACGGCCCTGGTGCAGAACCACGCCGCCGATGAGCTGTACACGAAAGTGCTTCATGCCTAAGCTTCGCACGGCACCTTCCCGGCACACAGCAAACGCTTCCGGCAAAATGTCATCCAGCGTCTCGCCTTTTTGCACTCTCTCCTTGAACTCCGCCGTTTTTTCTTTCAGCTGCTGGTCCGTCAAGGCCTGCATCTGTTCGTCTAAAGCCTCAATCTTGTCCACTATTTTCTCAACTTTTTTAACTTCTTTTACATTTAGATCTCCAAAGATCTTTTCCATCAATCCCATTATTTTAGTCCTTCTACCCTTTCTGTTTCTTGAGGCGTCACCACCACATTTATTTCTAAGGCCCGTTTTCCATCGGCCTTGGTCACTTTAACTTTTAGATTCTCATATTCAAAGGCGTCTCCTACCTCTGGCAGCTTGTCCAGATTCACGACTACCCAGCCATTAGCTGTCGTCACGTCCATTTCCTGATATTCCAGCTCAAAAAAGTCAAACATCTTTTCCACGCTGGCACCGCCAAAAACTTTATAGCTTCCATCGTATAGCTGAATGATTTCTTGGGACGCTGTGCCGTCGTGTTCATCAAAGATTTCGCCGACCAGCTCTTCAATGATGTCCTCCATGGTGACAATGCCTTCGGTTCCCCCATATTCATCCACTACAATAGCGATATGGGTTTTGGCCTTTTGCATCTTTTTCAGCAAGGCGGCAATTCTGACAGAGCCTGGGGTAAATACTACCGGTGTCACATAGTCTGCAATCTCTCTTTTTTGGCCAATAACAAAGTTGTGAAAATCCTTTTGGTTGAGCACCCCCACAATCTTGTCCATATTTTCTTCATAGACCGGCAGCCGGGAAAATCCCGTCTCCAGAAAAATTCGACCTACCTCGTCCTTTTCTTCGTCTACCTCGATGGCTTCCACATCCACTCGAGGAGTCAATACGTCGTAAGCCTCTAGTTCATTAAATTCAATGGCATTTTGAATCAGCTCGCTTCTGTCCACATCGATGCTGCCTTCGGTTTCTGCTTCTTCTACAATATTAATCAGCTGATCCTCAGTTATCGGTCGCTCCTCGTGAACCTTAAACGCCCTGCGCATAAGCCGTTTCCACTGTAAAAACAGTAGATTTAGCGGATTTAAAATGGTCACCAGCAAGCGGAGCAGTGGCACAGAAAACATGGCCATCTTTTCTGGCGATTCCTTGGCCGCAGTCCGGGGCGTAATCTCCCCAAACAATAAAATCAGTACGGTAATCCCCACAATGGAGAGCACCCCGCCCAGAATGCCATACAGTTCAGTCAGCAACAAGGCACCTATAGCGGCCATAGCCGCATTGGTAATCGTTCGTCCCACTAAAACAGTGGTCAGAAGTTTATCTTCATTTTCTTCCATCCTCAGGACATGCTTGGCTTTTTTGCTGCCGGAACCGGTCAGGTTTTTCAGCTGCGTCCGGTTTAGCGATGTAAAAGCTTCTTCCGCTCCCGAAAAATAGGCGGACAAAAGGATTAATCCCCCCAAGGCCGCTATTGAAGTAAAAATACTTCCTTCCATTTATACCTCCTGTATAAACTATCTGTCCTTCGTGTTTATGCACGCTTCTTCGTTTTTGTATACCATAGCATAATATTATACCCTATTTATAAGAAAAAGAAAAGAGGGCAATGCCCTCTATCACCTAATTTTCACTTAATAGTCTGAAAATTTATCCTTATTTGTTTATATTTTCTACATCTTGCTCAAATCATAAGGGGTCTCCTGGTAAACATAGTAGTTTAGCCAGTTAGTAAAGAGCATACTGGCGTGCCCCCGCCAGCGCATAACCACGTCCTTGCCGGGCTGCTCGTCCTTAAAATAATTCTTCGGTACCTGTACGGAGCCGCCTTTCCGCACATCCCGGTAATATTCTAAGCCCAAGGTTTCCCGGTCATACTCCTGATGGCCAATGACGAAAATCTGCCTGCCGTTGTCGGTGGCCAGTATGTGCGGTCCGGCCTCCTCAGATTCCGCTAAAATGCGAATCTCGTCATGGGCCTCCAGCTCCGACCGTAAAACCTGTGTATATCGAGAATGGGGAGCCCAAAATACGTCATCAAAGCCTCTGACCAACGGGGTGTGAGGCCGAAGGACCTTATGCTCAAAGACCCCAAAGATTTTCTCCTTTAAAGGCTTCTTCTGAATGCCGTAATGGTAATATAAGCCTGCTTGCGCTCCCCAGCAGATGAACATGCTGCTGTATACATGAGTCTTGGCGTATTCCATGATGGCGCACAGTTCCTCCCAATAGTCCACCTCTTCAAATTCCAAGGTTTCCACTGGGGCGCCTGTAAGAATCATGCCGTCAAACCGCTCCTCGCGAATCTCCTCGAAAGTTTTGTAGAACATCTCTAGATATTCCTCTAGCACGTTTTTGGCATCATGGGTACCCATGCGAACCAGGGTCAGTTCTACTTGCAACGGTGAATTGGCCAGTACTCGGGCCAATTGAGTCTCTGTTGCCGCTTTATCTGGCATGAGGTTTACCATCAATATCCGCAGCGGCCGAATATCCTGGCTGGTAGCGGCTCCATCGTGCATCACAAAGATATTTTCCTTTTGCAGCAGATCTCCTGCTGGCAATTTGTCTGGTATAATCAGTGGCATAAGGTTCCACCCCTTTCTTTAAGCAGGTTGCACACGGGGCCTGCCCCAATTCCAGTTGAAAAAGCAGCAGACCTTCAGGCCCGCTGCTGTGTGCCTCAAGCCTCCGCTTTTTCCACGAAGGCGTTGTAAATTGCCTGGATGGCTTGATTGAAATGTTTGGTCTCCACACCGACGATGATGTTCATTTCGCTAGAACCCTGGTCAATCATCCGCACATTAACTCCGGACTCGGCCAAAGCCGTAAATAAGGTGGCGGATACCCCCAACCGCTTGGACATCCCTGCCCCTACGGTAGCAATTAAGGACATATCGTCGAAAACCTCGATGCTGTCCGGATCCAGTTTCCGCTTGATTTCCTCGATGACCTCATCCAGTTTTCCATCAATGCTATGATCCGAAACGACAATAGATAAGGTGTCGATGCCACTCGGCATGTGCTCGATGGAAATATTGTAATCCTCCAGAATACTGCTGAGCCGACGGATAAAGCCGCTTTCTTGGCTGAGCCCATTCTTGTAGATGGCAATAACCGAAAAGTCCTTGCTTCCGGCAATGCCAGTAATAATCTGCCCTTTCTGGATGTTAACCTCGGCGTCAATGGTCGTACCCGGGTCTGTGGGCCGGTTGGTATTGCGGAT
The genomic region above belongs to Aminipila butyrica and contains:
- the secA gene encoding preprotein translocase subunit SecA; amino-acid sequence: MGLMEKIFGDLNVKEVKKVEKIVDKIEALDEQMQALTDQQLKEKTAEFKERVQKGETLDDILPEAFAVCREGAVRSLGMKHFRVQLIGGVVLHQGRIAEMKTGEGKTLVATLAAYLNALSGEGVHVVTVNDYLAKRDMEWMGKLYTFLGLTVGCVIHEVTGTARKAAYDADITYGTNNEFGFDYLRDNMVTYREEMSQREELNYAIVDEVDSILIDEARTPLIISGQGDKSTDLYGIADKFVIRLRNEEDFTIEEKDKTVALTEEGVAKCEREFGIENFSDPENMEINHHVLQALKARNLMKRDVDYIVKDGEIVIVDEFTGRLMFGRRYSNGLHQAIEAKEGLLVRSESKTLATITLQNYFRMYKKLSGMTGTAKTEEDEFREIYNMDVVVIPTNRQIARMDLQDSIYAKERGKFKAIAERIAEVHATGQPVLVGTISIERSELISDMLKRRGVKHNVLNAKQHEKEAEIVAEAGRLGAVTIATNMAGRGTDILLGGNPEFEAKREMKRQGFSDEAISFSTSFVSTEDPELIQARTTFNQLNEQYKTERSDEQQQVRELGGLCIIGTERHESRRIDNQLRGRAGRQGDPGCTQFFLSLEDELMRLFGGEKIQGLVEKLGVEEDEAIEAGMLTKRIEAAQKKVEGKNFYIRKYVLQYDNVMNKQRQIIYEERRRVLFGEDLRSYIRNMTQELIDEQVDPITVASRYAEEWDLDTLGKNLKKLCARFDENLPYKEEDVHQLTAEQLKNDAYEVFEKLYEEKEAEIGEERMRELERMILIRVVDNKWMDHIDDMDQLRNGINLRALGQQDPAAAYSNEGFDMFELMIQAIKEDTVKFCYNVTVQTNAERKKVMEAGEGRKDEYQGEGVASGISSGLPDETEVPDREQHHEPIRRTEEKIGRNDPCPCGSGKKYKNCCMNKES
- a CDS encoding HlyC/CorC family transporter yields the protein MEGSIFTSIAALGGLILLSAYFSGAEEAFTSLNRTQLKNLTGSGSKKAKHVLRMEENEDKLLTTVLVGRTITNAAMAAIGALLLTELYGILGGVLSIVGITVLILLFGEITPRTAAKESPEKMAMFSVPLLRLLVTILNPLNLLFLQWKRLMRRAFKVHEERPITEDQLINIVEEAETEGSIDVDRSELIQNAIEFNELEAYDVLTPRVDVEAIEVDEEKDEVGRIFLETGFSRLPVYEENMDKIVGVLNQKDFHNFVIGQKREIADYVTPVVFTPGSVRIAALLKKMQKAKTHIAIVVDEYGGTEGIVTMEDIIEELVGEIFDEHDGTASQEIIQLYDGSYKVFGGASVEKMFDFFELEYQEMDVTTANGWVVVNLDKLPEVGDAFEYENLKVKVTKADGKRALEINVVVTPQETERVEGLK
- the metA gene encoding homoserine O-acetyltransferase MetA, which gives rise to MPLIIPDKLPAGDLLQKENIFVMHDGAATSQDIRPLRILMVNLMPDKAATETQLARVLANSPLQVELTLVRMGTHDAKNVLEEYLEMFYKTFEEIREERFDGMILTGAPVETLEFEEVDYWEELCAIMEYAKTHVYSSMFICWGAQAGLYYHYGIQKKPLKEKIFGVFEHKVLRPHTPLVRGFDDVFWAPHSRYTQVLRSELEAHDEIRILAESEEAGPHILATDNGRQIFVIGHQEYDRETLGLEYYRDVRKGGSVQVPKNYFKDEQPGKDVVMRWRGHASMLFTNWLNYYVYQETPYDLSKM